The following coding sequences lie in one Carassius gibelio isolate Cgi1373 ecotype wild population from Czech Republic chromosome A17, carGib1.2-hapl.c, whole genome shotgun sequence genomic window:
- the LOC127933477 gene encoding leucine-rich repeat transmembrane protein FLRT2-like, with amino-acid sequence MEVQIQIWNKDLPTLISPWIPILLGLHMHFSWATTCPEECRCDRTFVYCNERSLTSVPLGLGEGYKTLYLHNNQINNAGFPLEMHNVASVETVYLYGNQLDEFPVNLPKNVRVLHLQENNIQMVSRAALAQLLRLEELYLDDNSISTVGVEEGAFREAISLKTLFLTKNHLSSVPIGLPEELRELRLDENRIALITEDAFENVTGLELLLLDGNLLMDEGISPGALQTLVNLKTLSLARNSLTVPPPNLPAEFLVKLNLQDNQMNEIPLTAFRGLHRLERLDISNNQLQSLTQGVFDGLYGLRQLTVRNNLWLCDCSIKWVIMWLKSLPATLNVRGFMCQKPERVRGMVIRELTLELIQCPNGTATVPQPTLLSSSTAESATQTVFTPAHSQPTPNPPRITLPPPTASKKWEQRTNDPVGPMQESLRVSFVVLNGSCIQVSWVSTFTVTAYKVTWVKQGHSLITRPMQESLVQGDREGITLTNLEPKSTYHICVDPLDAFNNYHTGDDTICSEVTTKSASFHSGDNATGPEQTTQQDPSSPFLLAGLIGGAVLVVLVVLLSIFCWHMHKKGRSDSSKWKYSRGRRKEDYCEAGTKKDNSILEMTETSFQIVSLNNEQLLKGDFSILPIYTPNGGVGFGDSERRNNSTAYCKNSVPESDTCHK; translated from the coding sequence atggagGTACAGATCCAAATATGGAATAAAGACCTGCCTACTTTGATCAGTCCATGGATACCGATACTTCTGGGTCTTCACATGCATTTCTCCTGGGCCACAACCTGTCCAGAGGAGTGCCGCTGTGACAGGACCTTTGTTTACTGTAATGAGAGGAGTCTAACGTCAGTGCCTCTGGGGCTAGGAGAGGGTTATAAGACCCTCTACCTCCACAACAATCAAATCAACAATGCTGGATTTCCTTTAGAAATGCACAACGTTGCCTCTGTGGAGACGGTGTATCTCTATGGCAACCAGCTTGACGAATTCCCTGTCAATCTTCCCAAAAATGTGCGGGTGCTCCACCTGCAGGAGAATAACATTCAGATGGTGTCCCGGGCCGCCCTCGCGCAGCTGCTACGCCTGGAGGAGCTCTATCTGGATGACAACTCCATCTCCACTGTAGGTGTTGAGGAGGGGGCTTTCAGGGAGGCCATCAGTCTCAAGACCCTATTCCTTACCAAGAACCACCTGAGCAGCGTCCCCATCGGGCTCCCAGAGGAGCTAAGAGAGCTGCGGCTAGACGAGAACCGCATTGCACTTATAACCGAGGATGCATTCGAGAATGTGACGGGCCTCGAACTCCTCCTCCTAGATGGGAACTTGCTCATGGATGAGGGCATCTCCCCCGGGGCTCTCCAGACTCTTGTAAATCTCAAAACATTGTCGTTGGCACGTAACTCCCTAACGGTTCCTCCTCCTAACCTGCCAGCTGAGTTTCTAGTCAAGCTCAACTTGCAGGATAATCAAATGAATGAGATTCCTTTGACAGCCTTTCGCGGCCTCCATCGCTTGGAGAGACTGGATATTTCAAACAACCAGCTGCAGTCTCTCACACAGGGGGTCTTTGACGGCCTCTACGGTCTGAGACAGCTCACTGTTCGAAACAACCTTTGGCTCTGTGACTGCAGCATTAAATGGGTCATAATGTGGTTAAAGTCCCTGCCAGCTACCCTCAATGTCCGTGGCTTCATGTGCCAGAAACCAGAGAGGGTACGTGGCATGGTAATCAGAGAGCTAACCCTGGAGCTCATCCAGTGTCCTAACGGCACCGCCACAGTCCCACAGCCCACACTGCTCTCTTCCTCCACTGCTGAGTCAGCCACTCAAACGGTTTTCACACCCGCACACTCCCAGCCTACACCTAACCCTCCACGTATCACCCTTCCACCACCGACTGCAAGCAAAAAATGGGAGCAGAGGACAAATGACCCTGTCGGCCCGATGCAGGAATCATTGCGAGTTTCCTTTGTGGTGCTAAATGGTTCGTGCATTCAGGTAAGCTGGGTATCGACGTTCACCGTTACAGCGTATAAGGTAACCTGGGTCAAACAGGGTCACAGTTTGATAACCCGCCCCATGCAGGAGTCGCTTGTGCAGGGTGATCGTGAGGGAATCACACTGACCAACCTGGAGCCTAAGTCCACTTATCATATTTGTGTGGATCCGCTGGATGCGTTCAATAATTACCACACGGGAGACGATACAATTTGCTCAGAGGTTACGACAAAGTCTGCTTCCTTTCACTCCGGCGATAATGCCACTGGCCCAGAGCAAACGACCCAGCAGGACCCCAGCTCGCCTTTCCTACTGGCTGGCCTGATTGGCGGGGCAGTGCTTGTGGTCCTTGTGGTCCTGTTGAGCATATTCTGCTGGCACATGCACAAGAAGGGAAGGTCAGATTCATCAAAATGGAAATACAGTCGGGGCAGAAGAAAAGAGGACTATTGTGAAGCAGGAACTAAAAAGGATAACTCTATTCTGGAAATGACTGAAACTAGTTTTCAAATAGTTTCTTTGAATAATGAACAGCTGCTCAAGGGGGACTTTAGCATCCTACCGATTTACACCCCTAATGGAGGTGTTGGATTCGGAGACTCTGAAAGGAGAAACAATAGCACAGCGTACTGCAAAAACAGTGTTCCAGAGTCTGATACATGCcataaatga